A genomic region of Streptosporangium lutulentum contains the following coding sequences:
- a CDS encoding RNA polymerase sigma factor, which translates to MTAGVGEQVTDADLVADYRRNPELFTAVYDRYLHDIHRYVAGRLDTQMAEDIAAETFLLAFDQRDRFDPGKGGLRPWLFGFATNLVARHRRKEARHYKALARLDPAPVVEGHENRVVTSVTAQPYLAMALASLNGGERDVLLLLALGQLSYNEIAQALGISLGTVGSRLNRARAKIQILRDKETTHE; encoded by the coding sequence ATGACCGCCGGAGTGGGCGAGCAGGTGACCGACGCCGACCTCGTCGCCGACTACCGGCGGAACCCCGAGCTGTTCACCGCCGTGTACGACCGGTATCTCCACGACATCCACCGGTACGTGGCGGGACGCCTGGATACCCAGATGGCTGAGGACATCGCGGCGGAGACGTTCCTGCTGGCGTTCGACCAGCGTGATCGGTTCGACCCGGGAAAAGGGGGGTTGCGGCCCTGGCTGTTCGGCTTCGCCACGAACCTGGTGGCCAGGCACCGCCGCAAGGAGGCCCGCCACTACAAGGCGCTGGCCCGACTGGACCCCGCGCCGGTCGTGGAAGGACACGAGAACCGGGTCGTCACCTCCGTGACCGCCCAGCCGTACCTGGCCATGGCGCTCGCCTCACTGAACGGCGGCGAGCGCGACGTGCTGCTGCTCCTGGCGCTGGGCCAGCTCAGTTACAACGAGATAGCCCAGGCGCTCGGCATTTCCCTCGGCACGGTGGGCTCGCGGCTCAACCGGGCCCGCGCCAAGATCCAGATTCTCAGAGACAAGGAGACGACCCATGAATGA
- a CDS encoding M14 family metallopeptidase, which yields MWGTDSAVALDDTVLSSAAKYTIGLQPVEDPGPFPGSVTPTTPTITIAGERDGQSTFDVVKYPQVQPKKPGQMDFDHFHTGIEIQWWLKKWAHDYPDLVDLYVVGESFSGQPIYQLTITNKSTGADTDKPAAFFEGNRHSGETSSAESSLWLAHHLITQAGKDEKVKKLLAEKAFYIRPVNNPDGHNLYLYTAQTNRSSVRPQDNDGDGKFDDDSGEDLNKDGYLSQMRQYVGAGKGTHVIDERDPAKNVMLNVGAGKGDYLMFSEGVDSDGDGASNEDGIGGLDLHRNYPYNWHVMPENDATGRNLTQGGAGAYPLSEPETRHVYTWLMSHTNIGVVNSMDTRVPMHLRGPSTCDPEECMYTNDRKLYEHFDKAGAGFTGYRYTGSVYIDYATRNGGEPEPLFGHGPDFGYFQYGSIWYGDELWNGGDFKDYDNDDRFADWERSRWCAENGRTNCFLPWTTIQHPTLGKVEVGGINPKFWSQNPSADLIGQWAMNQARFNLYLSESLPQVKLSQVEVKPLRRGQSDGATHEIAATVTNTGRIPTALEQAKEIKIVAPDTVEVDGARVVGEAPEFYLDGGKARKVTLRVTKGDTDTVKVNAVSVRGGLSSATARLR from the coding sequence ATGTGGGGAACGGACAGCGCCGTCGCACTCGACGACACGGTGCTGTCTTCGGCCGCGAAGTACACCATCGGCCTGCAGCCGGTCGAGGACCCGGGGCCCTTCCCGGGGAGCGTCACACCGACGACTCCCACCATCACGATCGCCGGCGAGCGTGACGGGCAGAGCACCTTCGACGTCGTCAAGTACCCCCAGGTGCAGCCGAAGAAGCCCGGGCAGATGGACTTCGACCACTTCCACACCGGGATAGAGATCCAGTGGTGGCTGAAAAAGTGGGCCCACGATTACCCTGACCTGGTCGACCTGTACGTCGTCGGGGAGAGCTTCAGCGGTCAGCCGATCTACCAGCTGACGATCACGAACAAGTCCACCGGTGCCGACACCGACAAGCCGGCCGCCTTCTTCGAAGGCAACCGGCACTCCGGCGAGACGTCCTCGGCCGAGAGCTCGCTGTGGCTCGCGCACCATCTGATCACGCAGGCCGGCAAGGACGAGAAGGTCAAAAAACTGCTCGCCGAGAAGGCCTTCTACATCCGGCCGGTCAACAACCCGGACGGGCACAACCTGTACCTCTACACCGCCCAGACGAACCGGTCGTCGGTGCGGCCGCAGGACAACGACGGCGACGGCAAGTTCGACGACGACTCCGGCGAAGACCTCAACAAAGACGGATACCTGAGCCAGATGCGCCAGTACGTCGGCGCGGGCAAGGGAACGCACGTGATCGACGAGCGTGACCCGGCCAAGAACGTCATGCTCAACGTCGGCGCCGGCAAGGGCGACTACCTCATGTTCTCCGAGGGGGTCGACAGCGACGGCGACGGTGCTTCCAACGAGGACGGTATCGGCGGTCTCGACCTGCACCGCAACTACCCCTACAACTGGCACGTGATGCCGGAGAACGACGCGACGGGGCGGAACCTGACCCAGGGCGGTGCCGGCGCGTACCCGTTGTCGGAGCCGGAGACCCGCCATGTGTACACCTGGCTGATGTCGCACACGAACATCGGCGTGGTGAACAGCATGGACACGCGGGTGCCCATGCACCTTCGGGGGCCCTCGACCTGTGACCCGGAGGAGTGCATGTACACGAACGACCGCAAACTGTACGAGCACTTCGACAAGGCGGGCGCCGGGTTCACCGGCTACCGGTACACCGGCAGCGTCTACATCGACTACGCCACCCGCAACGGTGGTGAACCCGAGCCGCTGTTCGGTCACGGGCCCGACTTCGGCTACTTCCAGTACGGCTCGATCTGGTACGGCGACGAGCTGTGGAACGGCGGCGACTTCAAGGACTACGACAACGACGACAGGTTCGCCGACTGGGAGCGTTCACGGTGGTGCGCCGAGAACGGCCGTACCAACTGCTTCCTGCCGTGGACCACGATCCAGCACCCCACGCTGGGCAAGGTCGAGGTCGGCGGGATCAACCCCAAGTTCTGGTCGCAGAACCCGTCCGCGGATCTGATCGGTCAGTGGGCCATGAACCAGGCGCGCTTCAACCTCTACCTGTCCGAGTCGCTTCCGCAGGTGAAGCTCTCGCAGGTGGAGGTGAAGCCGCTCAGGCGCGGCCAGAGTGACGGTGCGACCCACGAGATCGCGGCCACCGTCACGAACACGGGCCGCATCCCCACCGCGCTGGAGCAGGCGAAGGAGATCAAGATCGTCGCCCCTGACACCGTCGAGGTCGACGGTGCGAGGGTCGTCGGTGAGGCTCCCGAGTTCTACCTGGACGGCGGGAAGGCACGGAAGGTGACGCTCCGGGTGACCAAGGGCGACACCGACACGGTGAAGGTGAACGCCGTCAGCGTTCGCGGCGGCCTGTCCTCCGCGACGGCACGTCTGAGGTGA
- a CDS encoding coiled-coil domain-containing protein, whose amino-acid sequence MAALSPTFRRHAALTLCLTSATTFTLGASTAGNAAPKPTEAELRADLAKLGKKVDKLIETYAAKRESLEKAQKAEAVAKTNLRKAEETYAEAEKEVDSIAQIRYQSNAGSLPAMLFSPDMSGAAMLEQLTAQQSAHLQDFAGSLTRRKQAAQKAAQLTDDIGEEAKEVEAQRKDAEDLIDDIKDKLDQLVPLGSGRLANGSWAPQLPTGGDNITDRTRIMREAVQKRFNLPYAVGCYRAANDGGEHPLGRACDFMMSTGGSMPSAAHVRLGDEIAAWAIKNKAKLGVKYVIWRQRINHGSGWTTMSNRGGVTANHFDHPHISMY is encoded by the coding sequence GTGGCGGCTCTTTCCCCCACGTTCCGTCGTCATGCGGCTTTGACCCTGTGCCTGACCTCGGCCACCACGTTCACCCTCGGCGCCTCGACCGCGGGAAACGCGGCCCCCAAGCCGACCGAGGCCGAACTGCGGGCCGATCTGGCCAAGCTGGGCAAGAAGGTCGACAAGCTCATCGAGACCTACGCGGCCAAGCGGGAGTCTCTCGAGAAGGCGCAGAAGGCCGAGGCCGTCGCCAAGACGAATCTGCGCAAGGCGGAGGAGACCTACGCCGAAGCCGAGAAGGAAGTCGACTCGATAGCCCAGATCCGCTATCAGAGCAACGCCGGAAGCCTGCCCGCGATGCTGTTCTCCCCCGACATGAGCGGCGCGGCGATGCTGGAGCAGCTCACCGCCCAGCAGAGCGCCCACCTGCAGGATTTCGCGGGCAGCCTGACCCGCAGGAAGCAGGCGGCCCAGAAGGCGGCCCAGCTCACCGACGACATCGGCGAGGAGGCCAAGGAGGTGGAGGCGCAGCGCAAGGACGCCGAGGACCTGATCGACGACATCAAGGACAAGCTCGACCAGCTCGTCCCCCTCGGCTCCGGCCGCCTCGCCAACGGAAGCTGGGCCCCCCAGCTCCCCACCGGCGGCGACAACATCACCGACCGCACCAGGATCATGCGCGAGGCCGTCCAGAAGCGGTTCAACCTTCCCTACGCGGTCGGCTGCTACCGGGCCGCGAACGACGGCGGCGAACATCCGCTCGGCCGTGCCTGCGACTTCATGATGAGCACCGGCGGTTCCATGCCCTCGGCGGCCCATGTCAGGCTCGGCGACGAGATCGCCGCCTGGGCCATCAAGAACAAGGCCAAGCTCGGCGTCAAATACGTGATCTGGCGACAGCGCATCAACCACGGCTCCGGCTGGACCACCATGTCCAACCGCGGCGGAGTGACCGCCAACCACTTCGACCACCCGCACATCTCGATGTACTAG
- the galT gene encoding galactose-1-phosphate uridylyltransferase — translation MKRTITHLADGRELFYFDLRDDEDRSAADERDLPPRPPASELRYDPLTEEWIAVAGHRQSRTFLPPASECPLCPSTPGHPTEIPASSYDVAVFENRFPSFSAQPGEYEQVGGLSEVRPGVGRCEVVCFTSDHDSSFSALSPEQVELVMEAWIDRTAELSAMPGVEQVFCFENRGPEIGITLAHPHGQIYAYPYVTPRTKLTLGAAERHRERTGGNLFADVLAAEREAKIRVVASNEHWTAFVPAAARWPVEVHLYPHRRVPDLLALEPSERAAFGPLYTEVLRRLDGLFGVPMPYIAAWHQAPVNVGRDLSYAHLELFSIRRAPDKLKYLAGSESAMGAFVNDVLPEHTAHLLRSVITD, via the coding sequence ATGAAGCGCACGATCACCCACCTGGCCGACGGGCGGGAGCTGTTCTACTTCGACCTGCGGGACGACGAGGACCGCAGTGCGGCCGACGAGCGCGACCTGCCGCCGCGCCCGCCGGCCTCCGAACTGCGCTACGACCCGCTCACCGAGGAGTGGATCGCGGTGGCCGGCCACCGCCAGAGCCGCACCTTCCTGCCCCCGGCCAGCGAGTGCCCGCTCTGCCCGTCCACCCCCGGCCACCCCACCGAGATCCCCGCGTCCTCCTACGACGTCGCCGTCTTCGAGAACCGGTTCCCCTCCTTCTCCGCCCAGCCGGGCGAATACGAGCAGGTCGGCGGGTTGAGCGAGGTCCGCCCGGGGGTCGGCCGCTGCGAGGTGGTCTGCTTCACCTCCGACCACGACTCCTCCTTCTCCGCGCTCTCCCCCGAGCAGGTCGAGCTGGTCATGGAGGCCTGGATCGACCGTACGGCGGAGCTGTCGGCGATGCCGGGCGTGGAGCAGGTGTTCTGCTTCGAGAACCGGGGACCGGAGATCGGCATCACCCTGGCCCACCCCCACGGCCAGATCTACGCCTACCCCTACGTGACCCCGCGCACCAAGCTGACCCTCGGCGCGGCCGAGCGCCACCGGGAGCGGACCGGCGGCAACCTGTTCGCCGACGTGCTCGCCGCGGAGCGGGAGGCCAAGATCCGGGTGGTCGCGTCGAACGAGCACTGGACGGCCTTCGTCCCGGCCGCGGCGCGCTGGCCCGTGGAGGTCCACCTCTACCCGCACCGCCGGGTCCCCGACCTGCTCGCGCTGGAGCCCTCCGAACGCGCGGCCTTCGGCCCGCTCTACACGGAGGTGCTCCGCCGGCTGGACGGGCTGTTCGGCGTGCCCATGCCGTACATCGCCGCCTGGCACCAGGCGCCGGTCAACGTCGGCCGGGATCTGTCGTACGCGCACCTGGAGCTGTTCAGCATCCGCAGGGCACCGGACAAGCTGAAATATCTCGCCGGGTCGGAATCCGCCATGGGCGCCTTCGTGAACGACGTCCTGCCCGAGCACACGGCGCATCTCCTGCGCTCCGTTATCACGGACTGA
- a CDS encoding DeoR/GlpR family DNA-binding transcription regulator yields the protein MLAQQRQQAILERVRSSGGVRVADLVRELGVSDMTIRRDLEVLAERGLVEKVHGGATAAGPGSTEEPGFAAKSVRQQLEKESIAQQAAQLVRPGTAIALSAGTTTWTLAHFVVDVPELTVITNSIRIADVFHRSSRADRTVVLTGGVRTPSDALVGPVAVSAVRRLHVDTLFLGVHGMSVRAGFTTPNLLEAETNRELVAAAHRLVVLADHTKWGTVGISTIAELTEAHVVISDSGLSGEAHEELTSRVGELIITNPQPESETLSR from the coding sequence ATGCTTGCCCAGCAGCGGCAGCAGGCGATCCTGGAGCGAGTGCGCAGCAGCGGTGGGGTGAGGGTCGCCGACCTGGTGCGAGAGCTCGGCGTCTCAGATATGACGATCCGGCGGGACCTGGAGGTGCTCGCCGAGCGCGGGCTGGTGGAGAAGGTCCACGGCGGCGCCACCGCGGCCGGGCCCGGTTCGACCGAGGAGCCCGGATTCGCCGCCAAGTCGGTACGCCAGCAGCTGGAGAAGGAGTCGATCGCCCAGCAGGCCGCGCAGCTCGTCCGGCCCGGCACGGCCATCGCGCTCTCCGCCGGGACCACGACCTGGACACTGGCCCACTTCGTGGTCGACGTGCCCGAACTGACCGTGATCACCAACTCGATCAGGATCGCCGACGTCTTCCACCGTTCTTCCCGGGCGGACCGCACGGTCGTGCTGACCGGCGGGGTGCGCACTCCCTCCGACGCGCTGGTCGGCCCGGTCGCCGTGTCGGCGGTCCGCAGGCTCCACGTCGACACCCTGTTCCTCGGCGTGCACGGGATGAGCGTCCGCGCCGGTTTCACCACGCCCAACCTGCTGGAGGCGGAGACGAACCGCGAGCTGGTCGCCGCCGCGCACCGCCTGGTGGTTCTCGCCGACCACACCAAGTGGGGCACGGTCGGGATCAGCACGATCGCCGAGCTGACCGAGGCCCATGTGGTGATCTCCGACTCCGGCCTGTCCGGCGAGGCCCACGAGGAGCTCACCTCAAGGGTGGGCGAGCTGATCATCACCAACCCACAGCCGGAGAGCGAGACCCTGAGCAGATGA
- a CDS encoding HD domain-containing protein produces the protein MSAELMDRWRSLTGPDAEHLGRELIARYGEPHRRYHTTAHLEAVLAHVDTLAEHAENPDLVRLAAWFHDAVYDPRRGDNEERSATLAERVLPELGLPAEAVATVARLVRLTVTHDPAAGDADGTVLCDADLAILAATPGIYATYAAAVREEYSFVPDDAFRAGRAAVLRSLLDLPAIFRIADLEAAARANIHSELEQL, from the coding sequence ATGAGCGCAGAGCTTATGGACCGCTGGCGATCCCTGACCGGGCCCGACGCCGAGCACCTCGGGCGGGAGTTGATCGCCCGCTACGGCGAGCCGCACCGCAGGTACCACACGACCGCCCATCTGGAGGCCGTGCTCGCCCACGTCGACACCCTGGCCGAGCACGCGGAGAATCCGGATCTCGTACGGCTCGCGGCCTGGTTCCACGACGCCGTCTACGACCCCCGGCGTGGTGACAACGAGGAGCGCAGCGCCACACTGGCCGAGCGCGTGCTGCCCGAACTGGGACTGCCCGCCGAGGCGGTGGCCACGGTGGCCCGGCTGGTCAGGCTCACCGTCACGCACGATCCTGCGGCCGGCGACGCGGACGGGACCGTGCTGTGCGACGCCGACCTGGCGATCCTGGCCGCCACGCCCGGGATCTACGCCACCTACGCGGCGGCCGTGCGCGAGGAATACTCCTTCGTGCCGGACGACGCCTTCAGAGCCGGCAGGGCCGCCGTGCTGCGCTCCCTGCTCGACCTTCCGGCGATCTTCCGCATCGCCGATCTGGAGGCGGCGGCGAGGGCCAACATCCACTCTGAGCTTGAGCAACTGTGA
- a CDS encoding 50S ribosomal protein bL37, translating to MGRRSRKSRARRKRKANHGKRPAG from the coding sequence ATGGGCAGGCGATCACGTAAGAGCAGGGCACGCAGGAAGCGCAAGGCCAATCACGGCAAGCGGCCGGCCGGTTAG
- a CDS encoding TIGR03086 family metal-binding protein, with the protein MTIDIREAYRRALDDFGALVHQIGPGQWQTRTPCVDWDVRTLVNHVIKENLEAPELLSGRAAAEIGDLFDGDLLGDDPIKAFDASAMGAVQAASGERSLTSVTHLSFGDVPGAEYIAELFADVLIHTWDLARAIGADERLDPELVEACETWFSDAANDYRQAEITEKPQPVPSGTDPQTRLLASWGRRG; encoded by the coding sequence ATGACCATCGACATCCGTGAGGCCTACCGCCGCGCGCTGGACGACTTCGGCGCTCTCGTCCACCAGATCGGGCCCGGCCAGTGGCAGACCCGGACACCATGCGTCGACTGGGACGTGCGCACCCTGGTCAACCACGTCATCAAGGAGAACCTGGAGGCTCCCGAGCTGCTCTCCGGACGGGCCGCCGCGGAGATCGGCGACCTCTTCGACGGCGACCTGCTCGGCGACGACCCGATCAAGGCATTCGACGCCTCGGCCATGGGCGCCGTCCAGGCGGCGAGCGGCGAACGCTCCCTGACCAGCGTCACCCATCTGTCGTTCGGCGACGTGCCCGGTGCGGAGTACATCGCCGAACTGTTCGCCGACGTCCTCATCCACACCTGGGACCTGGCCCGCGCCATCGGCGCCGACGAACGGCTCGACCCCGAGCTGGTCGAGGCCTGTGAGACCTGGTTCTCCGACGCGGCGAACGACTACCGCCAGGCCGAGATCACGGAGAAGCCGCAGCCGGTGCCCTCCGGCACCGATCCGCAGACCCGGCTGCTGGCCTCCTGGGGCCGCCGCGGCTAG
- a CDS encoding choice-of-anchor I family protein, whose protein sequence is MRNMTFTPLTAAVVTGLLLLPSAAVAESGHGGIKLSFLGRYATGSFATGASEITAYDARTRRVFVVNAQAGTIDVLDISDPRKPRKVSTLATPGANSVAVQNGLVAVAQQAAVKTDPGSVAFFDAKTGKKLKQVTVGALPDMVTFTPDGRRAVVAAEGEPSSYCEGKTVDPEGSVSIVDLRRWTVKTAGFKKFDAGALRAKGVRISGPNATAAQDLEPEYITVDGDTAYVTLQENNALAIVDLDRAQVRDVVPLGLKDWSKSGFDASDEDGKTDIRSHPVKGMYQPDGIAHFRDRGQTYLVTANEGDGREWDCYADEVRVKSLNLAMPGAEALKKDSELGRLNVAADSPKDASGAYTELRTFGARSISIRSASGKLVWDSGDQLERLVAKELPADFNGDNEENGTFDTRSDNKGPEPEGVTVGEVRGRTYAFAGLERVGGIVAYDVSDPRAPRLADYVNTRDFAGSIEDGDAGDSGPEGVLFVPASQSPISRPLLVVGNEISGTTAIYEIR, encoded by the coding sequence ATGCGCAACATGACCTTCACCCCTCTGACCGCTGCCGTGGTCACCGGCCTGTTGTTACTCCCCTCCGCTGCCGTGGCCGAGTCCGGCCACGGCGGCATCAAGCTTTCTTTCCTCGGCCGATACGCCACGGGAAGCTTCGCCACCGGCGCCTCCGAGATCACCGCGTACGACGCTCGGACCCGGCGGGTATTCGTCGTGAACGCGCAGGCCGGCACCATCGACGTGCTCGACATCAGCGACCCGCGCAAGCCGCGCAAGGTCTCCACCCTGGCCACCCCCGGCGCCAACAGCGTCGCGGTCCAGAACGGTCTGGTCGCCGTGGCCCAGCAGGCCGCGGTCAAGACCGACCCGGGCAGCGTCGCCTTCTTCGACGCCAAAACCGGCAAGAAGCTGAAGCAGGTGACCGTCGGCGCGCTGCCCGACATGGTGACCTTCACCCCGGACGGCCGCCGCGCGGTCGTGGCCGCCGAGGGCGAGCCGTCCTCGTACTGCGAGGGGAAGACCGTCGACCCGGAGGGTTCGGTCAGCATCGTGGACCTGCGCCGCTGGACGGTGAAGACCGCGGGGTTCAAGAAGTTCGACGCCGGGGCGCTGCGGGCCAAGGGCGTCCGGATCTCCGGCCCGAACGCCACGGCCGCCCAGGACCTGGAGCCGGAGTACATCACGGTGGACGGGGACACGGCCTATGTGACCCTTCAGGAGAACAACGCGCTCGCGATCGTGGACCTGGACCGGGCGCAGGTCCGTGACGTCGTCCCGCTGGGGCTCAAGGACTGGTCCAAGAGCGGCTTCGACGCCTCCGACGAGGACGGGAAGACCGACATCCGGTCCCACCCCGTGAAGGGCATGTACCAGCCCGACGGGATCGCGCACTTCCGCGACCGCGGGCAGACCTACCTGGTCACCGCCAACGAGGGCGACGGGCGCGAGTGGGACTGCTACGCCGACGAGGTCCGGGTGAAGTCGCTGAACCTCGCGATGCCCGGCGCCGAGGCCCTGAAGAAGGACTCCGAGCTCGGCAGGCTGAACGTGGCCGCCGACTCGCCCAAGGACGCGAGCGGCGCCTACACCGAGCTGCGCACGTTCGGCGCCCGCTCGATCTCGATCAGGTCCGCCTCGGGAAAGCTCGTCTGGGACTCGGGCGACCAGCTGGAGCGGCTGGTGGCCAAGGAGCTGCCCGCCGACTTCAACGGCGACAACGAGGAGAACGGAACCTTCGACACCCGCAGCGACAACAAGGGCCCCGAGCCCGAGGGCGTCACGGTCGGTGAGGTTCGAGGCCGTACCTACGCCTTCGCGGGGCTGGAGAGGGTCGGCGGGATCGTCGCCTACGACGTGAGCGACCCCCGCGCGCCGCGCCTGGCCGACTACGTCAACACCCGTGACTTCGCCGGTTCGATCGAGGACGGCGACGCGGGGGACTCCGGTCCCGAGGGCGTGCTGTTCGTCCCCGCCTCGCAGAGCCCGATCTCCCGCCCGCTGCTGGTGGTCGGCAACGAGATCAGCGGCACCACCGCGATCTACGAGATTCGCTGA
- a CDS encoding ATP-binding SpoIIE family protein phosphatase, which translates to MSSPASLHEQLSMLNAASKRIGSTLDMFETGRELMDLAVPRFADAAGILVQDRLVTEGEFPQRSTDGTAPVRRIAVGVSDPSPGVYANAFPVDEVAVYEAWTPYARCMATGNPILYPRLGRRTAEEIGRFWKRDSVSSVLEDSSFLVVPLKARGQVLGFVIFTRRPDSHPFDEQDVNLAEELAARTGVCIDNARLYSRERRTALTLQSSLLPVDLYQPLGLTIASRYLPASDLVGVGGDWYDVIPLPGCRVALVVGDVMGHGIRAAATMGQLRTAARTLASMDLSPADVLFRLNRMSQDLDASQIATCVYATYDPVTQLCEIACAGHVPPILVRPGGETELLELPPGLPLGIGNEPAEMREFTLPHGTVLAFYTDGLVESRDRDIDEGISALRGLLSGQDQDLEEVCDLTISAQRPGHERDDIALMLARVCELTENEVVELSLPPEPISASKARRFIRSTLTGWGLSSIADNTELMVSELVANAIEHGHGQVELRLLRGPTLLCEVSDHSPDVPVMREASTTDDTGRGLYLINWLAHRWGSRMTPKGKIVWVEQRLPWGPPPAG; encoded by the coding sequence ATGAGCAGCCCCGCCTCACTGCACGAGCAGCTCTCCATGCTCAACGCGGCGAGCAAACGAATCGGCAGCACCCTGGACATGTTCGAGACCGGCAGGGAGCTGATGGATCTCGCCGTACCGCGTTTCGCGGACGCGGCGGGCATCCTGGTGCAGGACCGGCTGGTGACCGAGGGTGAGTTCCCGCAGCGCAGCACCGACGGCACCGCGCCGGTGCGGAGGATCGCGGTCGGCGTGTCCGACCCCTCGCCCGGCGTGTACGCCAACGCGTTCCCGGTGGACGAGGTCGCCGTCTACGAGGCCTGGACGCCCTACGCCCGATGCATGGCCACCGGCAACCCCATCCTCTACCCCCGTCTGGGCCGCCGGACGGCCGAGGAGATCGGGCGGTTCTGGAAGCGCGACTCGGTCTCCAGCGTGCTGGAGGACAGCTCCTTCCTGGTGGTCCCGCTGAAGGCGCGCGGGCAGGTGCTCGGCTTCGTCATCTTCACCCGCAGACCCGACAGCCACCCCTTCGACGAGCAGGACGTGAACCTCGCCGAGGAACTGGCGGCCAGGACCGGCGTCTGCATCGACAACGCCCGGCTCTACAGCCGTGAGCGCCGTACCGCGCTGACCCTGCAGAGCAGCCTGCTCCCCGTCGACCTCTACCAGCCGCTGGGCCTGACGATCGCCTCCCGCTACCTGCCCGCGAGCGATCTGGTGGGGGTGGGCGGCGACTGGTACGACGTGATCCCGCTGCCCGGTTGCCGGGTCGCGCTCGTGGTCGGCGACGTCATGGGACACGGCATCAGGGCCGCCGCCACGATGGGTCAGCTCCGTACGGCCGCGCGCACACTGGCCAGCATGGACCTGAGCCCGGCCGACGTGCTGTTCCGGCTCAACCGGATGAGCCAGGACCTGGACGCCAGCCAGATCGCGACGTGCGTGTACGCCACCTACGACCCGGTGACACAGCTCTGCGAGATAGCGTGCGCGGGGCACGTGCCGCCGATCCTGGTACGGCCGGGCGGCGAGACCGAGCTGCTTGAGCTGCCTCCCGGGCTCCCCCTGGGCATCGGCAACGAACCGGCCGAGATGCGCGAGTTCACCCTCCCGCACGGCACCGTCCTGGCCTTCTACACCGACGGCCTGGTGGAGAGCCGCGACCGGGACATCGACGAGGGCATCAGCGCGCTGCGCGGCCTGCTCTCCGGCCAGGACCAGGACCTGGAAGAGGTCTGCGACCTGACGATAAGCGCGCAGCGTCCGGGACACGAGCGTGACGACATCGCCCTCATGCTGGCGAGGGTGTGCGAGCTCACCGAGAACGAGGTCGTGGAGCTCAGCCTTCCCCCCGAGCCCATCTCCGCCTCGAAGGCCCGCCGTTTCATCCGCAGCACGCTCACCGGCTGGGGGCTGTCCTCGATCGCCGACAACACGGAGCTCATGGTCAGCGAGCTGGTCGCCAACGCGATCGAGCACGGTCACGGCCAGGTCGAGTTGCGTCTGCTGCGCGGTCCCACCCTGCTCTGCGAGGTGTCCGACCACTCCCCCGACGTGCCGGTCATGCGTGAGGCCTCCACCACCGACGACACCGGCCGCGGGCTCTACCTCATCAACTGGCTCGCCCACCGCTGGGGCTCGCGCATGACCCCGAAGGGCAAGATCGTCTGGGTGGAACAGAGACTGCCGTGGGGCCCTCCCCCTGCGGGGTGA